Proteins encoded together in one Pseudomonas sp. Seg1 window:
- a CDS encoding calcium-binding protein — protein MATLIQEPEIQHDSVVINDIGPQPANARTESTLDLKTARNNATDTSSKTYTSQLNLNDKLFGPLEIGQVSVTRVALDALGARIDGQPLNGDNTFFRVPKRSFVNSLQFSLTDIETHMKAASGRDSYLLPNLLFDIASRRPLTSPRMIRENLQATEDAASLRGKLEKLLNAAHKLDLRHASLPKNTPVWVQKVKSYSALGSSVGIQSFGIFMGIRGVYEAIKADNVHEAVINGTGIVSEVGSIAVDVTVTHEASRMIKAGQHAFKDFAKTRFAVRLSRSGGLIGGALTLPFDIFTAIRSFTAAENTTGKQALDHYVSGALSITSAAMTVILGAAAMAGFSSAGPVGLIAGVMLAIGSQVYGAVRAVDDIDDYIELSIAERWETGFLAFCLQGPATDVQNRFLLAKAKIDHGKQLKETAKKLLEGQLKDTTEAIVNGSFDVELETTPIQKQNWWTKEWHWDSVSSPKIKDGNDTIDAREGVTDKTPGAEIGTAGENKGVVWFMGGGDDAIQGVEKKPNAFYFNAGKKQLTGGEKDDHFVFQGAVVSDPEDELADRWTLRGGAGNDSLILGKVEQKNRHWYKPVARYNIDLAAGTIEAIVLDRATGKELKRSAHSTLESIENVETVAGTSSTVTGTDERNVLKARGNDIIRAGAGNDQIHLLQAGASAWGGAGVDEYFIDKVPGTLSIFEDGEEDSVIVLNFRMELIDHFIVMEDGSLILMLNADSHEKTKLVIANVYEQKDGELRIKNKKITFFTKDQFYLAPDFPESVHRLGYVTLEATILKHGTPLQPIFLYSGVCKIKHKNYATYYIPRNEHPVFFDSIKRTEESIKIYLEYASNEITNVELACGMGVKTNCLHGLTNLTYHFGEKKLTFSTFSSFDVALYGTDKMERFLEVLAEGVQQKYVLVFNDGLMTSPRITKIIPPTKDDYSTDGYARWKTLQPFSSNYRASWPPLDLPENEAYTLSSRGACINFSPLSEQTALECLEGQGGTYILHLAANMNLKIATPGGLASASVRLPHSSTWELDATALGNVEIKLENNKLHIGTCTIHLPEYGSEDIIDTVHVIVENGIIKTVDLSFDLITITGVDARYFVEPPGPSVALSGVYSQVAELELPVRNATLKNYPTFELSYSFPKRRWATKPYITNIINRSHLDISGRCNHQLPKPQLTPLQESIIAFDSVPVS, from the coding sequence CTGCCAATGCGCGCACGGAGTCCACTCTCGATCTGAAAACAGCGAGAAATAACGCTACCGATACATCAAGTAAAACCTACACCAGCCAACTGAATCTCAACGACAAGCTTTTCGGGCCACTTGAAATTGGCCAGGTTTCGGTGACTCGGGTAGCTCTCGATGCGCTGGGTGCAAGAATCGACGGCCAGCCCCTGAACGGTGACAACACCTTCTTTCGAGTACCCAAGCGCTCTTTCGTCAATTCTTTGCAATTCAGTTTGACCGACATCGAAACCCATATGAAAGCGGCCAGTGGCAGAGACAGTTATCTGCTGCCAAATCTGCTGTTCGACATCGCCAGTCGGCGACCATTAACGTCTCCGCGCATGATCAGGGAGAATCTTCAAGCCACGGAAGATGCGGCCAGCCTGCGCGGCAAACTCGAGAAGCTGTTGAATGCAGCGCACAAGCTGGATTTGCGTCACGCCTCCTTGCCAAAAAACACCCCGGTCTGGGTTCAGAAGGTAAAAAGCTATTCCGCACTCGGCTCCAGTGTAGGGATTCAGAGCTTCGGGATATTCATGGGCATACGGGGCGTATACGAGGCTATCAAAGCCGATAACGTCCATGAAGCGGTTATCAATGGCACGGGGATAGTAAGCGAAGTCGGCTCCATTGCTGTTGACGTGACCGTTACGCATGAGGCCTCGCGCATGATCAAGGCCGGGCAACATGCTTTCAAGGATTTCGCCAAGACCCGATTCGCCGTCAGGCTGAGCCGCTCCGGAGGTCTGATCGGGGGAGCGCTGACGTTGCCGTTCGATATCTTCACGGCGATCAGATCCTTCACCGCAGCTGAAAACACCACTGGCAAGCAAGCCCTGGATCACTACGTCAGTGGTGCTCTGAGCATCACCAGTGCCGCCATGACCGTGATCCTTGGCGCCGCAGCAATGGCCGGTTTCTCCTCCGCTGGCCCGGTGGGCCTCATAGCGGGGGTCATGCTGGCAATCGGGTCTCAGGTGTATGGCGCGGTACGTGCGGTGGATGACATCGATGATTACATCGAACTCTCCATTGCCGAGCGTTGGGAGACCGGATTTCTCGCGTTCTGCCTGCAAGGACCAGCGACCGACGTTCAGAATCGGTTTCTGCTCGCCAAAGCCAAAATCGATCACGGCAAGCAATTGAAGGAAACGGCGAAAAAATTGCTGGAGGGGCAATTGAAGGACACCACCGAGGCCATTGTAAATGGCAGCTTCGATGTGGAACTGGAGACAACACCCATCCAGAAGCAGAATTGGTGGACCAAGGAATGGCACTGGGACAGCGTTTCTTCACCAAAGATAAAAGACGGAAACGACACCATTGACGCCCGCGAAGGCGTAACGGACAAGACCCCCGGCGCAGAAATAGGCACTGCGGGAGAAAACAAAGGTGTCGTGTGGTTCATGGGCGGCGGTGATGACGCCATACAAGGGGTAGAAAAAAAACCGAACGCTTTCTATTTCAATGCGGGGAAAAAACAACTGACCGGCGGCGAGAAGGACGACCACTTCGTATTCCAGGGTGCAGTTGTCAGCGATCCGGAAGATGAACTGGCTGATCGCTGGACATTACGTGGTGGTGCGGGCAACGATTCGCTGATCCTGGGCAAGGTTGAACAGAAAAACCGTCATTGGTACAAACCTGTGGCCCGCTACAACATTGATTTAGCCGCCGGCACGATCGAAGCAATCGTTTTGGATCGAGCCACCGGAAAAGAGTTGAAGCGTAGTGCGCACAGTACCCTCGAGAGCATCGAGAATGTCGAAACCGTCGCCGGTACATCCAGCACAGTGACCGGGACCGATGAGCGCAATGTCCTCAAGGCGCGAGGCAACGACATCATCCGGGCGGGGGCTGGCAACGATCAGATTCATTTGCTGCAAGCGGGTGCGTCAGCCTGGGGTGGAGCCGGTGTGGATGAATATTTTATTGACAAAGTACCGGGCACACTTTCTATCTTCGAAGACGGAGAAGAGGACAGTGTGATTGTGCTGAATTTCAGAATGGAGTTGATCGACCACTTTATCGTGATGGAGGACGGCTCACTGATATTGATGCTAAACGCTGACAGCCATGAGAAAACCAAGTTAGTCATTGCGAACGTCTACGAACAAAAAGACGGCGAACTTCGTATAAAAAACAAAAAAATAACTTTTTTCACCAAGGACCAATTCTACCTCGCGCCTGACTTTCCTGAGTCGGTACACAGACTTGGATATGTGACTCTGGAAGCGACTATCTTAAAGCATGGCACTCCTTTACAACCGATCTTCCTCTATTCCGGCGTTTGCAAAATCAAACACAAAAACTATGCGACTTATTACATCCCGCGCAATGAACACCCTGTTTTCTTTGATTCAATCAAACGCACAGAGGAAAGTATAAAAATCTATCTGGAATACGCCAGCAACGAAATTACCAACGTAGAGCTCGCTTGCGGAATGGGGGTCAAGACCAACTGCCTTCATGGCTTGACCAATCTGACCTATCACTTCGGCGAAAAAAAGCTGACGTTCTCTACGTTTTCGAGTTTTGACGTTGCATTGTACGGCACCGACAAGATGGAACGCTTCCTCGAAGTACTTGCCGAGGGCGTCCAGCAGAAGTACGTGCTCGTATTCAATGATGGCTTGATGACCAGTCCCCGAATCACAAAAATCATACCGCCCACTAAGGATGACTACTCTACGGACGGCTATGCGCGATGGAAAACCCTGCAACCTTTCTCGTCAAACTACCGTGCGAGCTGGCCGCCTCTCGATCTGCCCGAAAACGAGGCTTACACATTAAGTTCCCGGGGTGCCTGCATCAATTTCTCCCCCCTTTCCGAGCAAACCGCGTTGGAATGTCTGGAAGGTCAAGGCGGGACCTACATTCTTCACCTCGCTGCCAACATGAACCTCAAAATCGCGACACCAGGTGGTTTGGCCAGTGCGAGTGTCAGATTGCCGCATTCGTCCACTTGGGAACTGGATGCCACAGCGTTGGGCAATGTCGAGATCAAACTTGAAAACAACAAACTCCATATCGGCACTTGCACAATCCATCTTCCGGAATACGGCAGTGAAGACATCATCGACACCGTGCATGTCATTGTCGAAAACGGGATCATTAAAACGGTCGACCTGTCATTCGACCTGATTACCATCACAGGCGTCGACGCTCGATACTTCGTTGAACCACCAGGACCTTCCGTGGCGCTCTCGGGAGTTTATTCTCAAGTGGCGGAACTGGAACTGCCGGTGAGAAATGCCACCCTCAAAAATTACCCGACCTTTGAACTGAGCTACAGCTTTCCAAAACGTCGTTGGGCCACCAAGCCCTATATAACCAACATCATTAACAGATCACATCTCGATATTTCCGGCCGGTGTAATCATCAGCTACCCAAACCACAACTGACACCGCTTCAAGAATCAATAATCGCCTTTGATTCGGTGCCTGTCTCTTAA